One Luteibacter sp. 9135 DNA segment encodes these proteins:
- the rpsK gene encoding 30S ribosomal protein S11: MAKPVKTKKKIKRVVTDAVAHVQASFNNTIVTITDRQGNALSWATAGGAGFRGSRKSTPFAAQVAAEKAGRAAGDYGVKTVEVRIKGPGPGRESAVRSLNALGYKVLNIIDVTPIPHNGCRPPKKRRV, from the coding sequence ATGGCTAAGCCGGTTAAAACCAAGAAGAAGATCAAGCGCGTCGTCACGGATGCCGTGGCCCACGTGCAGGCTTCTTTCAACAATACGATCGTCACGATCACCGATCGCCAGGGCAACGCCCTGTCGTGGGCGACTGCCGGTGGCGCGGGTTTCCGCGGTTCCCGTAAGTCCACCCCGTTCGCTGCCCAGGTTGCCGCCGAAAAGGCTGGCCGCGCTGCAGGCGACTACGGTGTGAAGACGGTTGAAGTTCGCATCAAGGGCCCCGGCCCGGGCCGTGAGTCGGCCGTGCGTTCACTGAATGCGTTGGGCTACAAAGTGCTCAACATTATCGATGTCACGCCGATTCCGCATAACGGCTGCCGTCCCCCCAAGAAGCGTCGCGTCTAA
- the rplO gene encoding 50S ribosomal protein L15, whose amino-acid sequence MRLNDLRPGKGARKTRTRVARGIGSGLGKTAGRGHKGQHARAGNTHRVGFEGGQMPLQRRLPKVGFRSLKKADTQQVMLYQLATIQADTIDLIALHAAGLVTSRAKKVKIVLKGEINRAIKLSGVLATAGAKAAIEAAGGSVE is encoded by the coding sequence ATGCGTCTTAACGATCTCAGGCCCGGCAAGGGCGCTCGCAAGACCCGTACCCGCGTAGCGCGTGGTATCGGTTCCGGCCTCGGCAAGACCGCCGGCCGCGGTCACAAGGGTCAGCACGCCCGTGCGGGTAACACGCACCGCGTCGGCTTCGAAGGCGGTCAGATGCCGCTGCAGCGTCGCCTGCCGAAGGTGGGCTTCCGCTCGCTGAAGAAGGCCGACACGCAGCAGGTCATGCTGTACCAGCTCGCCACCATCCAGGCCGACACGATCGATCTGATCGCTCTGCACGCCGCCGGTCTCGTGACCAGCCGCGCGAAGAAGGTCAAGATCGTCCTGAAGGGTGAAATCAATCGCGCGATCAAGCTCTCGGGCGTGCTTGCGACGGCCGGCGCCAAGGCGGCTATCGAAGCCGCCGGCGGCAGCGTGGAGTAA
- the rpsM gene encoding 30S ribosomal protein S13, producing the protein MARIAGVNLPVQKHVWVGLQSIFGIGRSRAKQVCVDAGVVPTTPIKSLSEGEVEKIRAEIAKYTVEGDLRREVGMAVKRLMDLGCYRGLRHRRGLPVRGQRTRTNARTRKGPRRPIKK; encoded by the coding sequence ATGGCGCGCATCGCGGGTGTCAATTTGCCGGTCCAGAAGCATGTCTGGGTCGGCCTGCAGAGCATTTTCGGAATCGGCCGTTCGCGGGCGAAGCAGGTTTGTGTGGATGCCGGCGTGGTTCCGACCACTCCCATCAAGTCGCTCAGCGAAGGCGAAGTGGAGAAAATCCGCGCCGAAATCGCTAAGTACACGGTCGAAGGCGACCTCCGCCGCGAAGTCGGCATGGCGGTCAAGCGCCTTATGGACCTGGGTTGCTATCGTGGCCTGCGCCATCGTCGCGGCCTGCCGGTGCGCGGCCAGCGCACGCGTACCAACGCCCGTACCCGCAAGGGTCCGCGTCGTCCGATCAAGAAGTAA
- the rpsD gene encoding 30S ribosomal protein S4: protein MARYRGATCKLARREGVDLGLKSPARALDSKCKLETKPGQHGANKRARLSDYAVQLREKQKVKRIYGVLERQFSNYYTKASTQKGNTGENLLRLLESRLDNVVFRMGFAVTRAQARQLVAHKAVTVNGKKVNVPSYHVRPGDEVSLTEKARTQLRVQEAATVFDTMDLRPSWVEVDSKKFAGTFKAVPDRGDLPADINEALIVELYSK from the coding sequence ATGGCCCGTTATCGTGGAGCTACCTGCAAACTTGCGCGTCGTGAAGGTGTCGACCTCGGTCTGAAGAGCCCGGCTCGCGCGCTCGATTCCAAGTGCAAGCTCGAAACCAAGCCCGGTCAGCATGGCGCCAACAAGCGCGCCCGTCTTTCCGATTACGCAGTGCAGCTGCGTGAGAAACAGAAGGTCAAGCGCATCTACGGTGTGCTCGAGCGTCAGTTCAGCAACTACTACACCAAGGCTTCGACCCAGAAGGGCAATACGGGTGAAAACCTGCTGCGCCTGCTGGAAAGCCGTCTCGACAACGTCGTGTTCCGCATGGGTTTCGCGGTTACCCGCGCCCAGGCTCGTCAGCTGGTGGCCCATAAGGCTGTCACGGTCAATGGCAAGAAGGTCAATGTGCCTTCCTACCACGTCCGTCCGGGCGACGAAGTCTCGCTGACCGAAAAGGCCCGCACGCAGTTGCGCGTCCAGGAAGCAGCGACGGTTTTCGACACGATGGATCTTCGTCCGTCGTGGGTCGAGGTCGACAGCAAGAAGTTCGCAGGCACGTTCAAGGCTGTGCCGGATCGCGGTGATCTGCCGGCCGATATCAACGAAGCCCTGATCGTCGAGCTTTACTCGAAGTAA
- the rplR gene encoding 50S ribosomal protein L18 produces MNKNTSRLRRAKSTRAHIRELAVARLSVHRTGQHIYAQVFAPNGTVVAAASTVQSSVAEGLKSKKNVEAAITVGRIVAERAKAAGIEAVAFDRSGFRYHGRIKALADAAREAGLKF; encoded by the coding sequence ATGAACAAGAATACATCCCGCCTGCGCCGCGCCAAGTCGACCCGTGCCCACATTCGTGAGCTCGCCGTCGCCCGCCTGAGCGTGCACCGCACCGGTCAGCACATCTACGCCCAGGTCTTCGCACCGAACGGCACCGTCGTGGCAGCCGCCTCGACCGTGCAGAGCTCGGTTGCTGAGGGTCTCAAGAGCAAGAAGAACGTCGAGGCCGCCATCACGGTGGGTCGCATCGTTGCCGAGCGCGCCAAGGCCGCCGGTATCGAAGCCGTCGCGTTTGACCGCTCGGGTTTCCGTTATCACGGTCGCATCAAGGCTCTGGCCGATGCGGCGCGTGAGGCCGGCCTCAAGTTCTAA
- the rpmD gene encoding 50S ribosomal protein L30, whose product MAKKNETAAGGTVRVRLVKGLRGVQGRHRLSVKALGLSRINDVRELKDSPQVRGLINTVYYLVRVEE is encoded by the coding sequence ATGGCTAAGAAGAATGAAACCGCCGCTGGCGGTACTGTCCGCGTGCGCCTGGTCAAGGGTCTGCGTGGCGTGCAGGGTCGGCATCGTCTGAGCGTCAAGGCCCTGGGCCTGAGCAGGATCAACGATGTCCGCGAACTGAAGGATAGCCCGCAGGTCCGTGGCCTTATCAACACGGTCTACTACCTGGTTCGGGTCGAGGAGTAA
- the secY gene encoding preprotein translocase subunit SecY, which produces MAAAQGTTLGSLGKLTELRQRIFFLIGALIVFRLGSFIPVPGVNPEAMTSLVEGGGGLLNMVNMFSGGSLSRFSVFALGVVPYISASIVVQMMGSVVPSLMALRKEGEAGRRKMTMYTRFGTVGLAAFQAFGIAVALQKQVGASGPVVYMPGAGFVMASVVGLTAGTMFLMWLGEQITERGIGNGISMLIFAGIVAGLPGAIAHTLTMANNGELSVLKLLMVTALILAVTAFVVFMERAQRRITVNYAKQGSQRQFQRQTSHLPLKINMAGVIPPIFATSLLLFPATAATWFGSAHQSRWLQWLTTALSPGEPVHDIVFAVLVIGFAFFYTAIVFNSQETADNLKRSGALIPGIRPGRATADYIDGVMTRLTGVGAIYIVLVCLVPTFMQNAWHVPFYFGGTSLLIVVVVVMDFTAQVQAHLVSHQYESLLKKSNLRRG; this is translated from the coding sequence GTGGCAGCAGCGCAGGGCACAACGCTCGGCTCGCTGGGCAAACTGACGGAACTGCGTCAGCGCATCTTCTTCTTGATTGGTGCGCTGATCGTCTTCCGCCTCGGTTCGTTCATTCCCGTTCCGGGCGTGAATCCTGAGGCGATGACGAGCCTGGTTGAGGGTGGTGGCGGCCTGCTGAACATGGTCAACATGTTCTCCGGCGGTTCTCTCTCGCGTTTTTCGGTGTTCGCGCTTGGTGTGGTGCCGTATATCTCGGCGTCGATCGTGGTGCAGATGATGGGCTCGGTCGTACCGTCGCTCATGGCTCTGCGCAAGGAAGGCGAGGCGGGTCGTCGCAAGATGACCATGTACACGCGTTTCGGCACGGTCGGCCTGGCGGCATTCCAGGCCTTCGGTATCGCGGTCGCCCTGCAGAAGCAGGTCGGCGCCAGCGGTCCGGTGGTCTATATGCCGGGTGCCGGCTTCGTCATGGCATCGGTCGTCGGCCTCACCGCCGGCACGATGTTCCTGATGTGGCTGGGTGAGCAGATCACGGAGCGGGGTATCGGCAACGGTATCTCCATGCTGATCTTCGCCGGTATCGTTGCGGGTCTGCCGGGTGCCATCGCGCACACGCTGACCATGGCGAACAACGGCGAGCTGTCGGTCCTGAAGCTGCTCATGGTCACGGCACTGATTCTCGCGGTCACCGCCTTCGTGGTGTTCATGGAGCGCGCCCAGCGGCGCATTACCGTGAATTACGCGAAGCAGGGCAGCCAACGTCAGTTCCAGCGCCAGACCTCGCACCTGCCGCTGAAGATCAACATGGCGGGTGTCATTCCGCCGATCTTCGCGACCAGTCTTCTGCTCTTTCCGGCAACCGCCGCGACCTGGTTCGGCTCCGCCCACCAGTCGCGCTGGTTGCAGTGGCTGACCACGGCGCTGAGCCCGGGCGAGCCGGTCCACGACATCGTGTTCGCGGTGCTGGTGATCGGGTTCGCCTTCTTCTATACGGCGATCGTGTTCAACTCGCAGGAAACGGCCGATAACCTCAAGCGTTCGGGCGCGCTGATTCCGGGCATCCGTCCGGGTCGCGCCACGGCAGACTACATCGATGGCGTCATGACCCGGCTTACCGGTGTTGGCGCGATTTACATCGTACTGGTCTGCCTGGTGCCCACGTTCATGCAGAACGCCTGGCACGTACCGTTCTATTTCGGCGGCACTTCGCTGCTGATCGTGGTGGTGGTGGTGATGGACTTCACGGCTCAGGTCCAGGCCCATCTCGTGAGCCACCAGTACGAGAGTCTGCTCAAGAAGTCCAATCTTCGCCGTGGCTGA
- the rpsE gene encoding 30S ribosomal protein S5, whose product MSSTDRENSDGMLEKLIAVNRVAKTVKGGRQMSFTALTVVGDGEGRVGFGYGKAREVPVAISKAMERARRNMVSIELNNGTLWYAIKANHGAARVYMQPASQGTGVIAGGAMRAVLEVVGVKDVLAKAVGSRNPINLVRATIKGLQAVASPKRIAAKRGKTIEEVLGNG is encoded by the coding sequence ATGTCCTCGACAGATCGCGAAAATTCGGACGGCATGCTTGAAAAGCTTATCGCCGTCAACCGCGTGGCCAAGACCGTCAAGGGTGGCCGCCAGATGAGCTTCACCGCGCTGACGGTCGTCGGCGACGGCGAAGGCCGCGTGGGCTTTGGTTATGGCAAGGCACGTGAGGTGCCGGTCGCCATTTCCAAGGCCATGGAACGCGCCCGCCGCAACATGGTGTCCATCGAACTCAACAACGGCACGCTGTGGTACGCCATCAAGGCCAACCACGGTGCGGCTCGCGTCTACATGCAGCCTGCCTCGCAGGGTACCGGCGTCATCGCCGGCGGCGCCATGCGCGCTGTCCTCGAAGTGGTCGGTGTGAAGGACGTGCTGGCCAAGGCCGTCGGCTCGCGGAACCCGATCAACCTCGTCCGCGCGACGATCAAGGGTCTGCAGGCCGTCGCCTCGCCGAAGCGCATCGCCGCCAAGCGTGGCAAGACGATCGAAGAGGTCCTCGGCAATGGCTAA